A single window of Shewanella sp. Choline-02u-19 DNA harbors:
- a CDS encoding LysR family transcriptional regulator produces MELEDIYRQDLSLLIALQILVEERSVTQAAKRLHLSQSATSRILARLREMLDDPLFSRVGQHLVPTQFALDCYQQLQQPTGQLISLLTPKAFVPFDCEQQFSIAATDYAMQALVPFILPNIYQQAPKIRLEILPVQHNELQAQLSVKGADMAICRAIGQTGQLQYTFLGKVGVSCLLSPHHPLADAEITLDDYLHYPHATIAISDGVKALLDDEISQYPARTELLRTPHLDTALALQSINPLIITLPEGMAEIAALRHGLKVKPLPFKLPSLDYNLFWHSRSEQDKAQQWLRNEVITVTQNLLSQSPQNC; encoded by the coding sequence ATGGAATTAGAAGATATCTACCGCCAAGACCTAAGCTTATTAATCGCTCTGCAAATTTTGGTTGAAGAGCGCAGCGTGACTCAGGCTGCTAAGCGATTACACTTAAGTCAATCAGCGACAAGCCGCATTCTTGCTCGTCTACGAGAGATGCTCGACGATCCACTATTTTCCCGTGTTGGCCAACATCTTGTACCAACCCAGTTTGCACTCGATTGCTACCAGCAGTTACAACAACCGACTGGGCAACTCATTAGCTTATTAACCCCAAAAGCATTTGTTCCGTTTGATTGTGAACAACAGTTTTCTATCGCTGCAACAGATTATGCAATGCAAGCTTTAGTGCCTTTTATTCTGCCGAACATTTATCAACAGGCACCTAAAATTAGACTTGAGATACTACCGGTTCAGCATAACGAGCTGCAGGCGCAGCTCAGCGTGAAAGGCGCCGATATGGCAATCTGCCGCGCTATAGGTCAAACCGGACAGTTGCAGTACACCTTTCTGGGTAAAGTCGGCGTTAGCTGTTTACTATCACCCCATCATCCATTGGCAGATGCCGAGATCACCCTAGATGACTATCTGCATTACCCTCACGCAACCATTGCTATTAGTGATGGAGTAAAAGCGTTGCTCGATGATGAAATTAGCCAATATCCCGCGCGCACTGAACTGCTGAGGACACCGCATCTTGATACCGCCTTAGCCTTGCAATCAATCAACCCATTAATTATTACGTTACCTGAAGGCATGGCAGAAATAGCAGCCCTGCGCCATGGGCTAAAAGTTAAGCCTCTACCTTTTAAGTTACCCAGTTTAGATTACAACTTGTTCTGGCACTCTCGCAGTGAGCAAGATAAAGCGCAGCAATGGTTACGTAATGAGGTTATTACTGTGACTCAAAATTTGTTAAGTCAGTCTCCGCAGAACTGTTAA
- the acuI gene encoding acrylyl-CoA reductase (NADPH) has translation MFNALVLTQEEKLTQANVRQISETDLPEGEVLVAVACSSLNYKDGLAVTGVGRIIRNFPMVPGIDFAGTVLESSDERYKAGDKVILTGWGVGENHWGGLAEKARVNADWLVPMPTNCDAAKAMQIGTAGLTAMLCVQALQQAGIKPSDGDVLVTGASGGVGSVAVTLLSQLGYRVVASSGRIEQNGPLLTKLGASEVIERSELEVDSRPLEKQRWAGVVDTVGNKILATALAQMKYGGAAAICGLAGGFALPTTVMPFILRGVNLLGVDSVSCPFEKRQAAWEEVLKLLPASYYQDACETIALEQVPEFAQRIIKGQVTGRVLVKL, from the coding sequence ATGTTTAACGCGCTTGTTTTGACCCAAGAAGAAAAGCTTACCCAAGCTAATGTTCGTCAAATCTCAGAGACAGATCTGCCTGAAGGTGAGGTATTAGTCGCTGTTGCATGTTCATCACTGAACTACAAAGATGGTTTAGCGGTTACTGGTGTTGGTAGAATTATCCGTAATTTTCCTATGGTGCCTGGTATCGACTTTGCAGGTACGGTGCTTGAATCAAGTGACGAGCGTTATAAAGCGGGTGACAAGGTCATTTTAACGGGCTGGGGCGTAGGTGAAAATCACTGGGGCGGCTTAGCAGAGAAAGCCCGCGTGAATGCGGATTGGTTAGTTCCTATGCCTACAAATTGCGATGCAGCAAAAGCGATGCAAATAGGTACGGCTGGTTTAACGGCAATGTTATGCGTACAAGCATTGCAGCAAGCTGGAATTAAGCCAAGCGATGGTGATGTACTCGTCACCGGCGCTAGTGGTGGTGTCGGCAGTGTTGCAGTGACCTTACTATCGCAATTAGGTTACCGCGTAGTGGCAAGCTCTGGGCGTATTGAGCAGAATGGCCCTCTATTGACTAAGTTAGGTGCTAGCGAAGTAATAGAGCGTAGCGAGCTTGAAGTTGACTCAAGACCTCTAGAGAAGCAGCGTTGGGCGGGTGTTGTTGATACTGTAGGTAACAAAATCTTAGCGACAGCATTAGCACAAATGAAATATGGTGGTGCAGCAGCAATTTGTGGTCTTGCTGGTGGTTTTGCACTGCCAACGACCGTGATGCCATTTATCCTTCGTGGGGTAAACTTGCTCGGTGTTGATTCTGTATCTTGCCCATTTGAAAAACGCCAAGCAGCTTGGGAGGAGGTACTTAAGTTACTCCCCGCAAGTTATTATCAAGATGCCTGCGAGACTATTGCGCTTGAACAGGTACCTGAATTTGCACAACGCATCATTAAAGGCCAAGTCACAGGTCGAGTCCTTGTTAAGCTTTAA
- the exaC gene encoding acetaldehyde dehydrogenase ExaC has product MIYSKPGTPDAIINFKSQYQNFIGGEWVKPVNGVYFDNPSPVDGKVFCQIPRSDTNDIELALDAAHKAKESWGKTSVTERANILLRVADRIEQNIELLAIAETWDNGKAVRETLAADLPLVVDHFRYFAGCIRAQEGSAADIDANTVSYHFPEPLGVVGQIIPWNFPILMAAWKVAPALAAGNCVVLKPAEQTPASILVMLELIEDLLPKGVLNVVNGFGNEAGQALATSSRIAKLAFTGSTEVGHHILKCAAESLIPSTVELGGKSPNVYFADVMDHEDAYLDKAVEGMLLAFFNQGEVCTCPSRALIHESIYDKFIAKVIERCKTIKQSNPLDTETQVGAQASQEQFDKILSYLQIGKDEGAEVLVGGDLCKLEGEHSQGFYIRPTILKGTNNMRIFQEEIFGPVISVTTFKDEAEALAIANDTPYGLGAGVWTRDMNTAQRMGRGIQAGRVWINCYHAYPAHAAFGGYKRSGIGRETHKMMLDHYQNTKNLLISYDVNPLGFF; this is encoded by the coding sequence ATGATATATAGCAAACCAGGAACACCTGACGCCATCATTAATTTCAAATCACAGTATCAAAATTTTATTGGTGGTGAATGGGTTAAACCCGTCAATGGTGTCTATTTTGATAACCCTTCACCCGTCGACGGAAAAGTATTCTGTCAGATCCCACGCTCAGATACTAACGATATAGAGCTGGCACTTGATGCCGCCCACAAAGCCAAAGAGAGCTGGGGCAAAACGTCGGTCACCGAGCGTGCTAATATTCTATTGCGTGTTGCTGATCGTATTGAACAAAATATAGAGCTCCTCGCTATAGCCGAGACTTGGGATAATGGTAAAGCAGTACGTGAAACGTTAGCGGCCGATCTCCCTTTAGTTGTCGACCATTTCCGCTATTTTGCGGGGTGTATTCGAGCCCAAGAAGGCAGCGCTGCAGATATTGATGCCAATACTGTAAGTTATCATTTTCCTGAGCCATTAGGCGTTGTCGGCCAAATTATTCCTTGGAACTTTCCTATTTTGATGGCTGCATGGAAAGTTGCCCCCGCATTAGCCGCGGGTAATTGCGTGGTATTAAAACCTGCCGAGCAAACCCCGGCCTCGATTTTAGTGATGCTTGAGTTAATTGAAGACCTGCTCCCTAAAGGTGTGCTCAATGTGGTAAATGGTTTTGGCAACGAAGCGGGTCAGGCACTAGCTACCAGTAGTCGAATCGCTAAACTGGCCTTCACTGGCTCGACTGAAGTGGGTCATCATATTTTGAAATGTGCGGCTGAGTCGTTGATCCCATCAACGGTTGAGCTGGGTGGTAAGTCTCCGAATGTCTATTTTGCTGATGTAATGGATCATGAGGATGCGTATCTCGATAAAGCCGTAGAAGGCATGTTACTGGCCTTCTTTAACCAAGGTGAAGTATGCACTTGTCCGTCACGAGCACTGATCCACGAGTCGATTTATGACAAGTTTATTGCCAAAGTCATTGAGCGCTGCAAAACCATTAAACAAAGCAACCCACTCGATACTGAAACGCAAGTGGGCGCTCAAGCATCACAAGAGCAATTTGATAAAATTCTCAGCTATCTGCAAATAGGTAAAGATGAAGGTGCTGAGGTATTGGTTGGTGGCGATCTCTGTAAGCTTGAAGGTGAACATAGCCAAGGTTTTTACATTCGCCCTACCATCTTAAAGGGCACTAATAATATGCGGATCTTCCAAGAAGAAATTTTTGGCCCCGTCATTTCAGTCACCACCTTTAAGGATGAAGCTGAAGCATTGGCCATCGCAAATGATACTCCGTATGGCCTTGGCGCGGGTGTATGGACACGCGATATGAATACCGCTCAACGAATGGGACGCGGTATTCAAGCGGGTCGAGTATGGATAAACTGTTATCACGCTTATCCTGCTCACGCTGCATTTGGAGGCTATAAGAGGTCAGGTATTGGTCGTGAGACTCATAAAATGATGCTAGATCATTACCAAAATACCAAGAATCTACTCATTAGCTACGATGTTAATCCACTAGGTTTCTTTTAG